The proteins below come from a single Garra rufa chromosome 25, GarRuf1.0, whole genome shotgun sequence genomic window:
- the phlda2 gene encoding pleckstrin homology-like domain family A member 2 → MKKHSVGRRLQRRLYEALGHSYSCLFVHNPAITKSATKMTGSDISHVLKEGELEKRSDNLLQFWKRKTCVLTTDSLNIYTDNQKKNKSKELKLQSIKKVDCVERTGKFVYFTIVTTDNKEIDFRCPGEENCWNAVITMALIDFQNRKAIQDFKTRQESENTSLGQQERCQARAP, encoded by the coding sequence ATGAAGAAGCACAGCGTCGGTCGGCGACTTCAGCGGAGACTATACGAAGCTCTGGGACATTCATATTCTTGCCTTTTTGTCCACAACCCGGCCATTACCAAAAGCGCCACAAAAATGACAGGCTCCGATATTTCCCACGTCCTGAAGGAGGGCGAGCTGGAGAAGAGGAGCGACAACCTCCTCCAGTTCTGGAAGAGGAAGACGTGCGTCCTCACCACGGACAGCCTGAACATCTACACGGACAACCAGAAGAAGAACAAGAGcaaagagctcaaactacagtCCATCAAGAAGGTGGATTGTGTGGAGCGCACTGGGAAGTTCGTGTACTTCACTATCGTGACTACAGACAATAAGGAGATTGACTTCAGGTGCCCAGGCGAGGAGAACTGCTGGAATGCCGTCATTACAATGGCTCTGATTGACTTTCAGAACAGAAAAGCCATTCAGGACTTTAAAACACGACAGGAATCGGAGAATACCTCTCTGGGACAGCAGGAACGATGCCAGGCGAGAGCCCCGTGA